TGACCTTGCCGTCAAAGAGCTCGTTTTTAAAGCTTTGGTAGTTTTTGGCAAAGCGGTTATAATCTTCTTCTGAATACTGGTTTTGAATCTCTTGAGCGCCTTCACCTAGTTGGAAATGAGCGTAGTTCTTCTGTCCACCAAAGTCTTCCAGAGTTAGCCAGCTTTGAGCTTGGCTGTTGTCCTGCCAGATGACTGGTGGCAGTTCGAAGTCTGAAGCATGGCCTAGCAGTTTCTTGCTGAGGAGGGCATTCATGGCTTCGCGGAAGTCGATGGACTGCCAGTTGTTCATGTAAACATGGGCACCGTTATGGAAAAAGAGGTGCTTTTTGATGTGAGCTGGCAGAGCTCGGAACATATTATAAACATGGAGGGGCTTGACATTCCAGTCTTGAGAGCCATGGGTGAAGACGACTTCGGCCTTGACCTTATCTGCATGGAGCAGGTAGTTGCGGTCATGCCAAAATTGATTGTAATCTCCGGTTTGCCGGTCTAGGTCTTTGCGCTGTTGCTCTAGGCTTTGCTGATAAGCGTCGTTGTTGTGCAGGTAGTCACCAGCCCTCATGTTGCGGGAGTAGGTCAGTTCGGTCAGGGATTCAAAGTCCTCTCCTGGGTAGCCACCAGGACTAGTGACGAGACCGTTTTCGCGGTAGTAGTTGTACCAAGAAGAAATCCCTGCTTCGGCGATGATGACTTCCAGTCCATCTACTCCAGTCGTTGCCAGCCCGTTGGACATGGTGCCCAGATAGGAGATACCGGTCGTAGCCACTTTTCCGTTGGACCAAGTGGCCTTGATTTCCCGTTGGCGAGTGTGGTCGGTGAAGGCTCGACAGTGGCCATTGAGCCAATCAATAACGTTCTTATAAGCCTCGATCTGCTGATAGTCGCCGCTGGTCATCAGTCCTTCAGAGTCTTTAGTTCCCACGCCAGACACATAGAGATTGGCAAAGCCGCGGGGTAGCAAGTAGTCGTTGAGTGTGTAGGTGCCGATATGGCCTAATTTTTCCTCGGCTTCAGAGACTTCTTGGACAGGAGCTAGCGAATCCAGTTGGAGCAATTTAAGCTCGGGATCTTGTACTGTGATTTGATGTGGCTCTTTTTTTACTAAGTCCACATTCATATTATGGAGAGCCTTGTCGCTGGCCGGATCATTGGTTCCCTGATGATAAGGAGAAGCGGTCATGACAGCGGGGATTTTCCCTTGGTAACGAGGACGGATAATGCTAACCTTGACTAGATCTGGCTGGCCGTCTCCATCAGTATCAACTCGGCTTTCTACATAAACTACCTCACGAATGGCATCATGGCTGGAAAAGGTTGCCAGGCTCTTACCGTTGAAGTAGTGGTGGGTATTGTCCTCGGGAATCAATCCCTCGCTGACCAGCTTATCAACCAGCAAATTGCCATTTTTTGTTCGAGTGTTGAGCAACTGGTAGAGGTTTTCTAGCAGATCGCCATAAACGATAGGGAAGTTGCTTTCTGTTCGGAATTTCTCAAGATCGGTGAAATCAACAAAAGGCACAAAATCCAATAGCTGAAAGGCAGTCATGTAGAAGACCTCAGCTGTCAGTTCACGGTCTGACTCGAAGAAGGTCAATAGGTCAGTTTCGCTATCAGCTGCCCAAGCTCGAAGCAAGTAGTCAGTATCCTGATAGAGAAAGAAACAGCGTCGTAGGAAGCTTTGGATATTGTCTTTGTCAGAAAGGTGCGGCTCATAGATGAAGCCCAACTCGGCTAATTCTTGGCGCATAGTGTCTGGATTTGTCTTGCGATAACTATACTGATTAAAGCGCATATTTTTCCCTCTTTTTCTGGTTTTTATTTAAAATGACCTTTACATTATCCATTATACTTGATAAAATATAGATTGTCTAAAAAATTTAAAAGGAGAAATTAGATGGATTTCAGTTGGGCTATTAAATATGCCACGGAATTTTTAGGAACAGCTATCCTTATCATTTTGGGGAATGGTGCTGTTGCCAATGTTGAATTAAAAGGAACTAAAGGTCATCAAAGTGGCTGGTTGGTCATTGCTGTTGGTTACGGTATGGGGGTTATGATTCCAGCTTTGATGTTTGGAAATACCTCAGGTAACCACATCAACCCTGCCTTCACTTTAGCACTTGCGATTAGTGGTTACTTCCCATGGGCGCATGTAGCACCTTACATTCTTGCTCAAGTTTTGGGTGCTATCTTCGGACAGGCTTTGGTCGTAGCGACACACCGCCCTTACTACTTGAAAACAGAAAATCCAAACAATATCTTGGGTACTTTCTCAACCATTTCAAGTCTAGATCACGGAACACCTGAATCTCGTAAAGCAGCAACAATCAATGGCTTTATCAATGAGTTTGTTGGTTCCTTTGTTCTTTTCTTTGCAGCGATGGGCTTGACTAAACTTCACTTCGGTGCGGAACTGAAGGTTCTTATCGAGAAGAATGTACAACAACAAGCTCTTCAAGCAGCTCAAGCAGGTCAAAAAGTAGCAGAATCAGATGTTCAAAGTCTGATTCACAATACATTTGCACAAGCAACAAATGGTTCATCTGCTGTCGCTCACTTGGCGCTTGGTTTCCTTGTCATGGCTTTGGTAACTTCACTTGGAGGTCCTACTGGACCAGGTCTTAACCCAGCCCGTGACCTCGGACCTCGTATCTTGCACTTTATCTTGCCAAAATCAATCCTTGGTGAACACAAGGGCGATTCAAAATGGTGGTATTCTTGGGTACCGGTTGTGGCACCAATTGCGGCTGGTATTGCAGCAGTAGCTTTGTTTAAAGCGATTTACGGATAATATTTATCAAAAGACTGAGAAAAATCTCGGTCTTTTTTTGTTGGTTTCTGACTAATAGAAAAATGCGATTTGGTTTATATTTTTGGTCTGTTAGATTAGGATAGTGGAAATGTTCTGAAAATTGTTGGTTTGCGCATAATTTCTTGTCAAAAAAATGAAAATTTATTACAATAAAATAGTTTGGAGGAAGTTATGAGTGTGAATCATGTTGCAAGAATTGTTCCAGTAATAAAAGTAAATAATCGGAACCTAAATCAAGATTTCTATAGTAAAACGCTAGGGATGAAATCCCTATTAGAAGAAGGAGCCCAGTTGTCTTTGGGCGATCAAACCAAAACAGAAAGATTGATCTTAGAAGAATCTCCAAGCATGCGCTCTCGTCGAGTTAAAGGGGCAAAAAAATTGGCTCGCTTAGTGATCAAGGTGGCACAAGCGTCAGAAATTGAGGCTTTGTTGGCTCGAGGGATTGAAGTTGATAGTTTATATCGTGGGGAGAAAGGTTATGCTTTTGAAGCGATTTCCCCAGAAGGCGATCACATCCTGCTCCATGCAGAAGAGGATCTGAGCAGCTTACAACCAGTCCAAGAAACTCCTGCATTTGAAGTGCAGGACGACTTTATCGGCTTGAGTCAATTTGATGTGGAAAAGATTGAGCTTCGTGTCCCGGATTTACAGGCTGTCAAGGCTTTCTATCAACCAGTGAGCAATGTCTTGGATTTCCTAGATGTGCAGGAAGCCCAAGGAGACGATTTGCAGGCTGATAATACGAAAACTTGGGATTTAGCTATGCTCAAATGTTTGGTGGCAGACTTTGATGTGGAAAAATTGTCATCGATTTTTGCAACACAGGAATTTTTTGTCCCTAAATCTAAAAAATTCTTGGTCAGCCAAGACCAAAGTAATATTGAACTATGGTTTGAGCAACTATGACCCAGCGGATTTTAGAAAAGATCGATCAGCAGCTTGCTGCAGGGCTTTATCCTGGGGCTAGTTTGTCTCTTTATCGTGATGGACACTGGCAGAGTTTTTATCTGGGCTTAGCAGACCCGGCCAATCAATCAGTAACGCGAGCTGGTCTGGTTTATGATCTGGCCAGCGTCAGCAAGGTGGTTGGTGTAGGGACCTTGGTGGCATTTTTGCTTCAGACTGGTGACTTGGATATCGATGCGCCTTTGCGACAATACTATCCAGCCTTTCATGATGATCGGGTGACTCTGCGCCAGTTGTTGACCCATACCTCTGGGCTAGATCCCTTTATTCTTAATCGGGATAGGCTCAATGCTCAAGAATTAAAGGCGGCCCTCAATAGCTTGACAGTGCTGGATGACAAAGCCTTCCATTATACAGATGTTAATTTTCTCCTGCTGGGCTTTATGCTGGAGGAGCTGTACGGGGAAGCTTTGGACCGCTTATTTGAATACAAGATTTTTAAGCCGTGGGCGATGAAGAACACTAGCTTTGGGCCAGTAGCTTCTGCGGTGCCGACTGTTCGTGGCGTGAAAGCGGGAGTGGTTCATGATCCCAAAGCGCGTGTCCTAGGCCATCATGCCGGTAGTGCTGGACTTTTTTCAAGACTTGAGGATTTGCAGATCTTTTTAGAGCATTATTTGCGGGATGAATTTGCAGAGAAATTGAGCCAAAACTATGCTCTAGAGCCTGGCAAGACACGCAGTCTAGCTTGGAATTTGGAAGGGGAATGGCTGGATCATACTGGCTATACGGGTACTTTTATCATGTACAATCGGGCGGAACAGAAAGCCGCAATCTTTCTGTCCAATCGCACCTATGAAAAGGATGAACGTGCCCAGTGGATTTTAGACCGCAATGAACTGATGGATTTAATCAGAAAAGAGTGGTAGCATCCTCCCTACCGAGGCTAAAGGCCCGTCACTGATGATGAAATAGGATAGAACTCCGGCTTTTGCTTGGAGTTTTTGACTGCTTAACGTGACTTTGTCAGTCAAGATAGGAAAAGATCGCTTTTTTTCCAAAAGTATATTAAAATATAGAAGATAGAAGGAAGAAATAGAGAGAAAGTATGACAAAAGAGAAGGGTGTCGGCAAGGCACATAGCAAGATTATTCTGATGGGGGAGCATTCGGTGGTCTATGGCTATCCAGCCTTGGCTTTGCCTCTCAATAATATCGAAGTGACTTGTCAGGTATTTCCTTCTGAGAAGCCTTGGACTCTCTATGAGGAAGATACCTTGTCCATGGCTGTTTTTGCCTGTCTGGAGCACTTGGGGAAGCAAGGTGCTCAGATTCGTTGTCAGGTGAATTCCATGGTGCCAGAAAAACGAGGCATGGGTTCGTCTGCAGCTGTCAGCATTGCAGCTATTCGTGCGGTTTTTGACTACTTCGAAGAGGCCTTGGATCATGAGAGTCTGGAAATTCTGGCCAATCGAGCAGAGATGATTGCTCATATGAATCCTAGCGGTCTAGATGCCAAGACCTGCCTTAGTGATGTAGCCATCAAGTTTATTCGTAATGTCGGATTTTCAGAGATTGAGTTAGATTTGAGCGCTTATCTGCTGATTGC
Above is a window of Streptococcus cristatus ATCC 51100 DNA encoding:
- a CDS encoding Xaa-Pro dipeptidyl-peptidase; the protein is MRFNQYSYRKTNPDTMRQELAELGFIYEPHLSDKDNIQSFLRRCFFLYQDTDYLLRAWAADSETDLLTFFESDRELTAEVFYMTAFQLLDFVPFVDFTDLEKFRTESNFPIVYGDLLENLYQLLNTRTKNGNLLVDKLVSEGLIPEDNTHHYFNGKSLATFSSHDAIREVVYVESRVDTDGDGQPDLVKVSIIRPRYQGKIPAVMTASPYHQGTNDPASDKALHNMNVDLVKKEPHQITVQDPELKLLQLDSLAPVQEVSEAEEKLGHIGTYTLNDYLLPRGFANLYVSGVGTKDSEGLMTSGDYQQIEAYKNVIDWLNGHCRAFTDHTRQREIKATWSNGKVATTGISYLGTMSNGLATTGVDGLEVIIAEAGISSWYNYYRENGLVTSPGGYPGEDFESLTELTYSRNMRAGDYLHNNDAYQQSLEQQRKDLDRQTGDYNQFWHDRNYLLHADKVKAEVVFTHGSQDWNVKPLHVYNMFRALPAHIKKHLFFHNGAHVYMNNWQSIDFREAMNALLSKKLLGHASDFELPPVIWQDNSQAQSWLTLEDFGGQKNYAHFQLGEGAQEIQNQYSEEDYNRFAKNYQSFKNELFDGKVNQINLDWTLEDDLFLNGATQLKLRLKSSTDKGLISAQLLDFGPAKRLTPIPTPLEPRVMDNGRYYMLDNLLELPFAETPHRVITKGFLNLQNRTDLLTVEEVTPDQWMECSFELQPTIYKMKKGDQLRLVLYTTDFEHTVRDKTDYQLTVDLEQSSLDLPTMASLS
- the gla gene encoding aquaglyceroporin Gla — protein: MDFSWAIKYATEFLGTAILIILGNGAVANVELKGTKGHQSGWLVIAVGYGMGVMIPALMFGNTSGNHINPAFTLALAISGYFPWAHVAPYILAQVLGAIFGQALVVATHRPYYLKTENPNNILGTFSTISSLDHGTPESRKAATINGFINEFVGSFVLFFAAMGLTKLHFGAELKVLIEKNVQQQALQAAQAGQKVAESDVQSLIHNTFAQATNGSSAVAHLALGFLVMALVTSLGGPTGPGLNPARDLGPRILHFILPKSILGEHKGDSKWWYSWVPVVAPIAAGIAAVALFKAIYG
- a CDS encoding CppA N-terminal domain-containing protein; translation: MSVNHVARIVPVIKVNNRNLNQDFYSKTLGMKSLLEEGAQLSLGDQTKTERLILEESPSMRSRRVKGAKKLARLVIKVAQASEIEALLARGIEVDSLYRGEKGYAFEAISPEGDHILLHAEEDLSSLQPVQETPAFEVQDDFIGLSQFDVEKIELRVPDLQAVKAFYQPVSNVLDFLDVQEAQGDDLQADNTKTWDLAMLKCLVADFDVEKLSSIFATQEFFVPKSKKFLVSQDQSNIELWFEQL
- a CDS encoding serine hydrolase domain-containing protein translates to MTQRILEKIDQQLAAGLYPGASLSLYRDGHWQSFYLGLADPANQSVTRAGLVYDLASVSKVVGVGTLVAFLLQTGDLDIDAPLRQYYPAFHDDRVTLRQLLTHTSGLDPFILNRDRLNAQELKAALNSLTVLDDKAFHYTDVNFLLLGFMLEELYGEALDRLFEYKIFKPWAMKNTSFGPVASAVPTVRGVKAGVVHDPKARVLGHHAGSAGLFSRLEDLQIFLEHYLRDEFAEKLSQNYALEPGKTRSLAWNLEGEWLDHTGYTGTFIMYNRAEQKAAIFLSNRTYEKDERAQWILDRNELMDLIRKEW
- the mvk gene encoding mevalonate kinase, giving the protein MTKEKGVGKAHSKIILMGEHSVVYGYPALALPLNNIEVTCQVFPSEKPWTLYEEDTLSMAVFACLEHLGKQGAQIRCQVNSMVPEKRGMGSSAAVSIAAIRAVFDYFEEALDHESLEILANRAEMIAHMNPSGLDAKTCLSDVAIKFIRNVGFSEIELDLSAYLLIADTGIHGHTREAIKKVERLGQEALSLLQELGNLTKIVEKAIQLKDLLTMGQAMTRAHGKLAQLGVSCQLSDDLVELALENGALGAKMSGGGLGGCVIVLIKEKKEAEDLARLLREKGASNIWIESL